In the Candidatus Cloacimonadota bacterium genome, TAGAAATTGCATCTTTTTTATTAAATTCGAGTGCTTCTTTCAAAGTAATTTTCAGGCTTTCTAAAAGTTCCTCTCGTGTTGATTCCTGACAATTTACTCCCGGAATCTCTTCGATCCAGCCAATCCAGCAGTTTCCGTCTTTTTTTGTGATGGCTGTGTAATTAAAATTTTTATGTTGTATTTCTTTAACTGAATGATTCAAGCCGATTTTTTTTTGAAGATATTTATAATCGTTAATAAATTTTTCCCATTCTTTGAAAGGAACCAATACTGCTGTTTTCTTACCTTTATTATCCGTTAAGTATTGAATTTGCATATCCATAATTTCTCCTTATTTCTTTGAAAATAAATTAATTATGGTAGTTTTTTATGTCAAGATTTGAATCATCATATCTTTGCGAAAATTCTTTCCTTAGAATCTCGGGAAGATAATTTTCGCAAAGTTCAATCTAAAATATTCAATTAAAAGTGCCATTTCCCATATTCATAAAAATCCTTCAAACAACACGATTTCGGTTTGATCCTGACATTAAAGCTCTGTTTTCCGGAACCTTGAATTTTGAAATGTCCTTCAAAAATTGCGATGTTGTTTTGTCTTTCTTCGAAATAAAGAGGTATGGTCTTAAAATCATTTTCGCTGATCATGTAAAAAACTTCCACCTGAACCAGGTTTTCGGAAATTCCGTCCAAATCGATCTTTGCTTTGATATTAACCATTTCTCCGCTGTTTAAAGTTAGATTTTCCTGCGTGTTTGATTTAAGTTCGAGGAATTTAACCTTACTCCACGATTTAGAAATCTCTTTTTCCATTTTCAGTAATTTGTGCATTTCTGCAAAATTGTTAGCAGAAAGTTTTCCGATATTTTCTGCTCCCGGGAGATAAAATTCATATAAATATTCCTCGAGAACACGATGCATATTGAAATTTTTTCCAACATCAAAAATCGATTGTTTCATTTTCTTGATCCAGTTCCTTGGAATATCGTTCTGATCGCGGTTATAATATATTTCTAAAACTTCATTTTCCAGAAGTTCATAAATTTCATTGGCTTCCAGTTTTTCACGGATTTCCAGATCGGAAATATTTTCACCCGAAGTAATTGCCCAACCGTTTTTCCGATTATAACATTCATCCCACCAACCATCGAGAACGCTCAAATTCAGTGCTCCGTTCATTCCTGCTTTCATTCCTGATGTTCCGCTCGCTTCCAGAGGTTTGATCGGATTATTGAGCCAGACATCTACTCCCTGCACTAGATGACGGGCAATGTTCATATCGTAATTTTCGATGAAGACAAATTTATCCTCGACCTTGTTTTCCCGGGCAAAATCGATGATCTCCTTGATCATTGCTTTACCTTTTTCATCAGCAGGATGGGCTTTGCCGGCAAAAATGAACTGGATAGGTCTGGTTTCATTATTGAGAAGTTTTAGAATCCGCTCTTTGTCCTTCAAGATTAAATTTGCTCTTTTATAAGGA is a window encoding:
- a CDS encoding type II toxin-antitoxin system HicB family antitoxin, with product MQHKNFNYTAITKKDGNCWIGWIEEIPGVNCQESTREELLESLKITLKEALEFNKKDAISTAGEGFSEEPIAL